A segment of the Pantoea sp. At-9b genome:
GATGATAGCAGTGAAAGCAAAACGCCGGATTGTCCAAAAGGCCAGGTTTGGGACAGTAAATCCAAAACCTGTGTGCCGGATAAAACCAGTTCGTTGAGCGATCAAGACCGCACCAACTACGCTTACCATCTGGCGAAGAAAGGTGAGTATCAGGCGGCGCTTAACTTGTTGGATACCCTGAAAAATCCAGACACCAAAGAGGCGTGGAATTATCGTGGTTATGCCACGCGCAAACTGGGCCGCACCGATGAGGGGATGCGCTATTATCAACGTTCGATCGCGCTCGACCCGCATTACGCCAAGGTACGTGAGTATTTGGGGGAAGCCTGGATGACCAAAGGCAGGCCGGATCTGGCGAAAGAGCAACTGGCGGTTATCAAAACGTTATGTGGCGTGAATTGTGAAGAGTATCGCGACCTGCAAGCCGCTATTGATGGGCATCCGGAGTCGTGATGATGCTGTTCAGCGGAGGATGGGAAAATCACCAGTACTGAAGTCCGCCAGCATCTGGCTGCGCATCTGGTACGTTTGTGGCGTTACGCGATGGTGTTGTCGCGTAACCGCGATGTGGCCGAAGAGCTGGTGCAATCTACCTGCGTGCGGGCGCTGGAGCGCAGCGCCCAATTCTCTCCGGGAACACGCATCGACCGCTGGCTGTTTAGCGTGTTGCACTCGGTATGGATCAACGAATTGCGCGCGCAACGAGTGCGGATGGGGCAAGGGTTTGTTGCCAGTGAAGAGTTAATCGCGCCGGATCAGCAGCAACAGAATGAGGAACGTATGCAGTATGTGAAGGTGATGCAGCGCGTCGGTCAACTGCCGGAAGCGCAACGCAATGCGGTGTTTCTGGTGTATGTCGAAGGATTTACTTATCAGGAAGCGGCGGAAACGCTGGCTGTGCCGGTGGGCACGATCATGAGCCGTCTGGCTGCTGCGCGTGCCATGCTGGCGAACGCGGTGCATGGCGGGCCGTCGGCACAGGAGCAACGGTTGTGACAGCGATCCGATTTAGTTTTCCCTATTCTGATGAAGCCATCGTTGCCTGGCTCGACGGTGAAATGCGCACGGATGATGCGCAGGCATTCGAAAAAGAGCTGAAGCGCAATCCGGAACTCTCTGCCCGCACCGCAGAACTGATGAAAAGTAATCAACCTTTTGCTGAGGCGTTTGGTCTGATGCTCGATCAGGCACCGGAACCCCGCATGCAGCAACAGTTAGCCCAGTTGCTGGCACAGACACCCCCCCTCCCGGCACAGTCCACGGCACAGGTGAGTCGCCGTACCTTTATCGCCGCATCGTTAGGTTTTTTGCTGGCGGGGACGGCGGTAGGGTATCTGGTACACCCGCTGGCAAAACCGGATGAAAGCGCCGCCATTCGTGAGCTGGAGGCGCAGTATATGTCGCTGTATAGCCCGGAAACGCTGGCGGATGTGGATAATTCACCGCAGATGTTGCAGCACTCCCTGGCACGGACAGCCCGTGAGCTGGACATCAATCTGACGTTGGCGCAATTAACGCTGCCGGAAGCGGAGTTAAAAAGCGTGCGCATGTTGCGTTATGACGATGCGTTGATCTCGCAGATTGCATGGAATCACCACAATTATGGCCCGATGGCGCTGTGCATATCACGCGACATGCAGATGCCATCCAGCGGCCTGATGGAGGAAAAACGCCACGGGATGAATCTGGTCTGGTGGCGTCATGGGGGGTATCAATTTGTACTGATTGGGCGCAATCCGGCAGCGCAGTTGATGAAAACGGCGCAAACCGTCACGACACGATTGAATGCACCCGTGTAGCTCCGTCCGGTGAGGACGGAGCACTCCGGGTTTACAGCAAGCCAAGTTCTGCACTCAGACGGGTGATTTGCTGTTGCCACTCCGCCTGGAGCGTGGGTTTCTGATGTTTCGGTTTGCGCTGTAGGTCATCTGCCAGTTTCTGTTGTAAATCCAGCAACGTGGCTAACAGAACGTCCTCATCCCCGGTGACGTTAGGTGTTGCTGCAACCGGGACGGCTGGTGGAGACGGCAAAGGCTGTGCGGCGGTCATTCGGTCGGCCACGGCCGCCATACTCGGCCATTCTGTCAGTTGTTGCTGTTCAATTAACCAGAAGCGATTGCAACTTTGCGTCATCAGGGCACGGTCATGGGTGACCAGAATGACCGCCCCCGCGAAGTGGTTCAGTGCAAGCGCCAGCTCCTCTTTGCCCGCCATATCGAGATGGTTGGTGGGTTCATCCAGCAACAGCAACGAGTAACGGGACAGAGAAAGGCCGACAAATAACAGACGAGAACGCTCTCCACCGCTTAACGAAGCCACAGATTGTTGATGACGCTGAAACGGAAAGCCTGCGGCGATCAGTGCCTTTTTGGCCTGCTGGTGATTGAAAGCGGCAAATCGTGCCAGCGCAGCGATCAGCGTGTCTTCATCGGCTAACTGCTTCAGGCTTTGGTCGTAGTAGCCGGACTGGACGCGGGGATGGAACCACGCCTCTGGCTGCTGTTGATATCGTTGCCATAAATGGCGTAACAGCGTCGATTTACCACAACCGTTGTGTCCCACCAGAGCAATACGGTCGCCACTTTTCACCTGTAATTCGGGCAATGAAAACAGCACCTCACCCGCAGCGGATGGTCGAACCGCCATTTCCGGCAGTGCCAGCACGCGGTCGGCATCCAACGCTGTACCGTGCAGCTGCAAGCGCCATGGGCTGCCACGGGTCACGCTGGTCTGAACCTCTTTCAACCAGTCGACCCGTTTTGCCATCTGCTGGGCTTTGCGTGACAAACCCTCGTTGTCATAAGTCCGACCCCAGATCGCCAGACGTTGCGCACTTTTCGCCAGCCGATCAATCTCCTTTTGCTCCGCCTGGCAACGACGCGCATCGGCTTCATCCTGCTGTGCCTGTGCCTCACGTGCGGCTGAGCACGGCAGCGCAAAGCATTGCAATGTCTGATCGCGCAAAAACCAGCTGCTCTGGGTCACCCGATCCAGCAGGGTGCTGTCATGCGATACCAACACAAAGCTGCCATCCCACTGTTGCAAGAAGCGCTCCAGCCACAACAGCGTCGGCAAATCGAGGTGGTTGCTCGGCTCATCCAGTAACAGCAGGTCGGGCTGCATAATCAACGCGCGTGCCAGCAATAAACGCATATGTTGGCCGCCACTGAGCGTGGCGGTGGTTTGCGATTGCTGTAGCGGGCTAAACCCCTGGCTGGCCAGAAGCGCCTCCGCCCGCCAGCTTTCGCTTTGCCGCTGTGCGGGCGGGAGTTGTGCGACCACCGCGTCCAGCAGTGACACCTGCAACAGCGGCGAGGGTAATTGTTGTTCAATTCTTGCCACCTGACAGTGGCTGGCCTGCGACAGACTCCCGTGGCTGGCATCCAGCTCCCGATTGAGAATTTTCAACAGGGTGCTTTTGCCGCAGCCGTTTGCGCCCAGCAGGCCAATACGATCGCCGGTTTTCAGGCTAAATGAGATGTTGTCAAACAGGGTGCCGAAGGCATTATCAAAGCCCACTGCGTGTGCGGATAGTAATGTGCTCATGTGCTTACTCATAAGTTGCAGGCGAGCAAACGCCTGACGTCAAAAACCGCTGACGACAACCCGGTAAGCCGGAGGGAAGGGAATTAAATTTTCAGTAACTTCGCTCAGGGCGGATTATCGCAGCACGATACCGGTAAGGCCTGAGCGGGACCAATTACTGTAGAGGTGTGAGAAAAGAAACAATTCACACGTCAACATAATTATCCTCCTTAGTTATCAATGGGTGACAAGTCAGGCTGATAATAGTCGGGGATGGCGGTATTTGCCAGATAAAAGCGTGGCGGCGTGAAAAGGTTAAACAGGTACCCGCGTCTGGCGGCTACCTGTTTTTATCGGTGGTGCTTATGAGGCTTTATTCAGTTCGATACGTTTGATGGGGCCAACAATCACCACGAAGCTGAAAATCGCAATTAACGCGTGAATGGCCACAAATACCAGCGCCCATTCAAAATGTCCGGTCGCTTTGACGATGTAACCAATCACCACCGGTGAAATAATCCCGGCGAAGTTGCCACACAAGTTAAAGAGGCCACCGGCAACCCCAGCCATTTCTTTGGGCGCGGTGTCGGACATGACGGCCCAACCCAAGGCACCAATGCCTTTACCAAGAAAGGCTAAGGACATAAACAACACCACCAGATAAATCGAATCGACATAATTACAGAACACCATCACCATGGACAGCAGCATACCAAGAACAATCGGGGTTTTGCGGGCGACAGACAGAGATTTGGTGATGCGCAAAATACGGTCAGAAATAACGCCACCCATCAGGCCACCCAGGAAGCCACAAATGGCTGGAATGGCGGCAATAAAACCGACCGTTTTGATGTCGAGTCCTTTTTCCATCGCCAGATAGAGTGGAAACCAGGTAATAAAAAAGAACGTCAACACGTTGATGCAATACTGGCCGAGATAAACGCCCAGTAACATACGATTGGTGACCAATTGCTTAAATGCTTTGAGGTCGATCCCCGGACGCGTTTTAACATTGCTTTGATCCATATCCACCAGTGCACCACCCTGGCGAATATAGTCAATCTCTTCACGGTTAACGCGCGGATGATTTAACGGGTTATGTACCACGCGGGCCGCAGAAAAGGTAATCACGATGCCCAGCACGCCCATAAAGATAAAAATTGATTGCCAGCCATAATTCAGAGTCAACCATCCCATGATCGGTGCAAAAATCGCGGTGGCGAAGTATTGTGCCGAATTAAAAATTGCGGCGGCGGTGGCGCGTTCTTTCGAAGGGAACCAGTCAGCGACGAAGCGGCTATTACCCGGCATCACCGGGGCTTCACACAGACCAACCAGAAACAGCAGCACGGTAAAACAGACAGTGGCGCCGAAGCCGTGAAAAATATCTACAAAACCCTGCAATAAGGTAAAGATTGACCACAGACACAAGCCGGATAAATAAACTTTTTTCGATCCTAAATGATCTAACAGCCAGCCACCGGGAATCTGCGCCAGACAATATGCCCAGGCAAAGGCGGAGAACACCCAACCCATCTGACCGGGGTTGATGCCGAGCGCGGCAGACATATCTTTACCGGCAATAGCCAAGGTTGAGCGGTCACCTACGCTGACCGCCGTGATGATAAAAAGCGTAATGACAATATGCCACCTGATATTGGTCTTTTTTGCGGTCGCAATAGCCGCGACATTATTAAGCTGAACCATGATACACCACCTTGAAATTAAAAATGCAAATAATGAATTCTTCAAGTCACAGGCGGCTGGAGTAAATTAATTATTTACATTCTGGCAACGTTTTTAGCGTTTGCATAAAACAGTGTTTAATTAAAAGTCGTGAGTTATTTTTCAATATGAAAACGATAAGGTTGTTTGGCTTATAAGGCAATGTGCATTTGCATAACAAAGAAGGGGGTTTTCACAACGATTCTTGTCAGATAAATAATTATTTGAAGTGGATCACAGAATTCTATGAGCAATGCGTGCGGTTTATAATTAAATAAACACGCCAGGGTTTTACCGCCGGGTGTTGATAAAAAGTAAATTCAGGATGCCAGGGCGGTTCGCGTTGCCCTGACATCTCGTCAAGTTAAAAACGCAGGGACAGGCAAGTCAGTCCACCGTCCATCTTGCGGATTTCACTGGTATCCAGTTGGACAATCGGCATATCCAGGGTGCGCAGCTGCGCCAGCGTGGCGGGGTAACCGCTTGGGGTAATCAGGGTGCCATTGATCAATAAGGTATTACCGGCATAGATCTCATCATCGGGAATAACCAAATGATTGTATTGAGAGAATTGCGGCAGACGGGCAAATTTTTCTGTTGAGATCAGCGTGTTTTTACCGACATAGTTAATCGCCGATTTCAGGTGTAGTCCTTCATCCACCTCTACCGCAGTGACACTGTAACCAAAGGGTTCGACCAGACTGGCAAATTCGCGGATACCGGCTTCGTTGGTGCGCGTGGTCAGCCCGATATAAAACGCTTTATCAATC
Coding sequences within it:
- a CDS encoding tetratricopeptide repeat protein; its protein translation is MKTINAVRWLVLPALLAVLHLPAAFAAGDDSSESKTPDCPKGQVWDSKSKTCVPDKTSSLSDQDRTNYAYHLAKKGEYQAALNLLDTLKNPDTKEAWNYRGYATRKLGRTDEGMRYYQRSIALDPHYAKVREYLGEAWMTKGRPDLAKEQLAVIKTLCGVNCEEYRDLQAAIDGHPES
- a CDS encoding sigma-70 family RNA polymerase sigma factor, producing MVLSRNRDVAEELVQSTCVRALERSAQFSPGTRIDRWLFSVLHSVWINELRAQRVRMGQGFVASEELIAPDQQQQNEERMQYVKVMQRVGQLPEAQRNAVFLVYVEGFTYQEAAETLAVPVGTIMSRLAAARAMLANAVHGGPSAQEQRL
- a CDS encoding anti-sigma factor, coding for MTAIRFSFPYSDEAIVAWLDGEMRTDDAQAFEKELKRNPELSARTAELMKSNQPFAEAFGLMLDQAPEPRMQQQLAQLLAQTPPLPAQSTAQVSRRTFIAASLGFLLAGTAVGYLVHPLAKPDESAAIRELEAQYMSLYSPETLADVDNSPQMLQHSLARTARELDINLTLAQLTLPEAELKSVRMLRYDDALISQIAWNHHNYGPMALCISRDMQMPSSGLMEEKRHGMNLVWWRHGGYQFVLIGRNPAAQLMKTAQTVTTRLNAPV
- a CDS encoding ABC-F family ATP-binding cassette domain-containing protein, producing the protein MSTLLSAHAVGFDNAFGTLFDNISFSLKTGDRIGLLGANGCGKSTLLKILNRELDASHGSLSQASHCQVARIEQQLPSPLLQVSLLDAVVAQLPPAQRQSESWRAEALLASQGFSPLQQSQTTATLSGGQHMRLLLARALIMQPDLLLLDEPSNHLDLPTLLWLERFLQQWDGSFVLVSHDSTLLDRVTQSSWFLRDQTLQCFALPCSAAREAQAQQDEADARRCQAEQKEIDRLAKSAQRLAIWGRTYDNEGLSRKAQQMAKRVDWLKEVQTSVTRGSPWRLQLHGTALDADRVLALPEMAVRPSAAGEVLFSLPELQVKSGDRIALVGHNGCGKSTLLRHLWQRYQQQPEAWFHPRVQSGYYDQSLKQLADEDTLIAALARFAAFNHQQAKKALIAAGFPFQRHQQSVASLSGGERSRLLFVGLSLSRYSLLLLDEPTNHLDMAGKEELALALNHFAGAVILVTHDRALMTQSCNRFWLIEQQQLTEWPSMAAVADRMTAAQPLPSPPAVPVAATPNVTGDEDVLLATLLDLQQKLADDLQRKPKHQKPTLQAEWQQQITRLSAELGLL
- a CDS encoding MFS transporter gives rise to the protein MVQLNNVAAIATAKKTNIRWHIVITLFIITAVSVGDRSTLAIAGKDMSAALGINPGQMGWVFSAFAWAYCLAQIPGGWLLDHLGSKKVYLSGLCLWSIFTLLQGFVDIFHGFGATVCFTVLLFLVGLCEAPVMPGNSRFVADWFPSKERATAAAIFNSAQYFATAIFAPIMGWLTLNYGWQSIFIFMGVLGIVITFSAARVVHNPLNHPRVNREEIDYIRQGGALVDMDQSNVKTRPGIDLKAFKQLVTNRMLLGVYLGQYCINVLTFFFITWFPLYLAMEKGLDIKTVGFIAAIPAICGFLGGLMGGVISDRILRITKSLSVARKTPIVLGMLLSMVMVFCNYVDSIYLVVLFMSLAFLGKGIGALGWAVMSDTAPKEMAGVAGGLFNLCGNFAGIISPVVIGYIVKATGHFEWALVFVAIHALIAIFSFVVIVGPIKRIELNKAS
- a CDS encoding dimethylarginine dimethylaminohydrolase family protein gives rise to the protein MAFTQIIARLPADNCAAGLTTASLGAPDAELTRRQFWDYLNAMLTLRLKVTLLPAETDFPDAHFVEDTAVVLPELAVITHPGAAARAGEVESMKAVLKDFRPLKLMSDQGTLEGGDVMLIDKAFYIGLTTRTNEAGIREFASLVEPFGYSVTAVEVDEGLHLKSAINYVGKNTLISTEKFARLPQFSQYNHLVIPDDEIYAGNTLLINGTLITPSGYPATLAQLRTLDMPIVQLDTSEIRKMDGGLTCLSLRF